One window of Elaeis guineensis isolate ETL-2024a chromosome 11, EG11, whole genome shotgun sequence genomic DNA carries:
- the LOC140852563 gene encoding LOW QUALITY PROTEIN: BAG family molecular chaperone regulator 5, mitochondrial-like (The sequence of the model RefSeq protein was modified relative to this genomic sequence to represent the inferred CDS: inserted 3 bases in 3 codons) encodes IPIETPSSSNXPAPIPVHLPAAALNAAAVKIQSAFRGHLVRSLIGKIRAVDAEAGRMERLIQRQETVDAVRRDERERLRVSEGLMALLLRXDSVPGFYPAVRELRRSVSRRIVGLQEVLDLILGAPAVGGEGFPASLEEIVEGMWRREXKWGEEEEMGTVAIGERGFGCLEKLLLGV; translated from the exons ATCCCCATCGAGACCCCTTCCTCCAGCA CTCCGGCCCCCATCCCCGTCCACCTCCCCGCCGCCGCCCTCAACGCCGCCGCCGTCAAGATCCAGTCGGCCTTCCGCGGCCACTTGGTCCGATCCCTGATCGGTAAGATCCGGGCCGTCGACGCGGAGGCCGGGCGGATGGAGCGGTTGATCCAGCGGCAGGAGACGGTGGACGCCGTCCGGCGGGACGAGCGGGAGCGGCTCCGGGTGAGCGAGGGCCTCATGGCGCTCCTCCTCC CTGACTCAGTGCCCGGCTTCTATCCGGCCGTGAGGGAGCTGCGGAGGTCTGTCAGCCGCCGGATCGTGGGACTCCAGGAGGTCCTGGACCTGATCCTGGGAGCGCCGGCCGTCGGCGGGGAAGGGTTTCCGGCGAGCTTGGAAGAGATCGTGGaagggatgtggagaagag ggAAGTGGGGCGAGGAGGAGGAGATGGGGACGGTGGCAATTGGGGAGAGAGGGTTTGGTTGTTTGGAGAAGCTCCTACTGGGAGTCTGA